Below is a genomic region from Medicago truncatula cultivar Jemalong A17 chromosome 3, MtrunA17r5.0-ANR, whole genome shotgun sequence.
ATCCAAGTCAATCAAGTATGGTTTAACGattcttaaatttttattcATGGTCGATAAAGTAAGCTTTTATCAAATATTGATTATCATCTATTAAAACTTTTGTAGGTGTCGAGCTCTCTGAATTCATCCTATTGCTATATTGTGCAAACTGAAGCAGCCATGTATACATGGATTGGAAGCCTTTCTTCAGCAAGAGACCATACTCTTCTTGATAGAATGGTGGAACTGCTTAATGTATGTCGTTAAAATGAAGAATGTGCTATAAATTTTCATCTAGATGATATCTTCATACGAAGCATTTAATAACAAGTTTTGTCGTTTGTTGATGCGAATTGCAGCCGACACAGCTACCTGTATCTGTGAGGGAAGGGAATGAACCTGATATTTTCTGGGATGTTCTTGGTGGAAAGGCGGAATATCCAAAAGAAAAGGAGATTCAAGGATTCATAGATGATCCACATTTATTTGCTTTGAAAATAACCAAAGGTAACAAAATCAATCTCTTGAGAAAAATAATCTAGATCTCACTTGGGTTAGAATTATCGTCGGTGAAATGACAGGGAAAACTGATGGTTCTGTTTCTCACGCAAATTTATTGGAACTTCAACTCAGGAGACTTCAAGGTATATATCACTTctacaaattcaaaattttcattacaCTTATTAATCGAATTCGGTTAATTCAATGTGGCCTTGATGCAATATTTCAGGTGAAAGAGATATACAATTATACGCAGGATGACTTAATTACTGAAGATGTTTTATTGCTTGATTGCCAAAGAGAGATTTATATTTGGGTTGGATTGCATTCGGTCGTCAAATCGAAACAAGAAGCTCTCAACCTCGGCTTGGTAAGTTGTCTGCTAGCTTTCCACCTTTGTCGATCAAGTTCTGCATCCATTATTCAATATTCACTAATTGTTCGATAGCTCCATCTTCATAACTAATTTACTGATGAATAAAATGAGGTCAAAATATGCAAGTTTCAATGTAGTATGGATTATGGACTCATTCTTTGCTACAATATGTTTTTCTTCCCATGGAAATTGTCATAAGCAGAAATTTTTGGAAATGGATGTCCTTGTTGAAGGCCTATCGCTAGAAGTCCCTATTTATGTTGTAATGGAAGGTTATGAGCCACCATTTTTCACTCGTTTCTTTTTATGGGATCATTCAAAAGCAAATGTAAGTCTTCTTCGTTCGAAGTTATAAATACCGATCGATGATCATAATACCATGATTCTTGACTTTAAGAAGTTTTCAGTTAGTTGTCCTCCATCTTATTAAGTATGTTGGATTAAATGGTATTGTTGCAGATTATTGGTAATTCATTTGAGAGAAAGCTTGCAATTCTGAAAGGAAACTCCAGGGACTCTACCCCCAATGGTCACAAAAGCGGTTCTATCATTTCCAACGGCCGTCGAAGAAGTAGTTCGCCTCTACCTAGGAGTGCAGGCTCAGACTATAGGCAATTAGGCAATCGGCGTTTTTCAAGCCCTACTCCAGCGGCCAAGAAGCTCTTGGAAGAATCTCCTGCTAATAACAGTGCTGGTAATAAGAATCCTTTTTATCAACTTATGATGTGaatttagggtctgtttggattgatttatttgagcttatcaactagcataagcacttgtgagattgtttggaAGAGCTTAGAGAAACAGATTATGTCATGTCCAACATAAGCTGTTTTAGCTTATTTCCACAAGCTCTCtgagatagcttatgaaaaaacttatatgaaaatagtttatctTTATATTATCTTTGTTATAACAATAGTTTATACAAAAGCACTTACATGATACGTGGATAACTaaactttttatcaaaacaagaaCTCTGGAGAGTTCTCTATTTGGTTTTTAATGTACGTCCTTTCatcattgttatttttctttaccaTTTTTTCCGCTGAACAAACAAATCCACTGTCCGATTCTTCAGCAACAGAACTGAGCTCCTCTAATGAGACTGCAAGTTTAACTGAGAAAGACAAAAATGTCGATGATGAGAGTTTGTCGATATACCCTTACGAGCAACTTCGAGTGGTTTCTCCGAATCCAGTAACAGGCATCAATTTAACCAAAAGAGAGGTACTTCCTTAACTAAAAGAAATCTAGCATCATTTTTCTCACACTCACTCAACTTTAATTGTTGTTATTCTCATATCGGCTCCATTGCGATGAAATTAGGCATATTTATCTCATGAAGAGTTCCATGAAAAATTTGGAATGCCAAAATCTGCTTTCTACAAACTCCCTAGATGGAAACAAAACAAGCTGAAGATGTCACTGGATCTATTTTAGTGgatggacaacaaacaacatatttGCATGTGTTTTCTGGCATTATAGTATATTGCAACAACACTATATATAGCATGATACAATTTTTACATCGTGAGTGTATTATGCATGCGTCAATAATAGCTTACTAcgtatttattcattcattttgttTCATAAATATACTATATATTGTGATGATATGCTTTTGGGGGCATGTTGAACTTGTACTGTTTTTcccttaaaagaaaataaatccccaaatatattttttgtatctgcaaatacatttgtttttacttgcaatgatttgatttttttttggtacaaacaatgatgtgattttttttaatatactacgaaaataaaattgttttttttttttttttgtatttaatcctTGTAAATATGTGGACCATATtaactttaatttataaattaaggTACGTACCCATGCTGAATTTGAATTATGAATAAAGAATCTACTTGCAATTGAATAagctaggttttttttttaaaaaaaaataaaaataaaataaaatgatattcatttattcaaattgatagactATATCAAATGCAATAACATGTTCAACAATGTTAAAAACGTAAAGCGTGAACATGCAAACAAACCCACgtcacccaagttaatagcatagaATGATAAAATGCATTCAAGtaaatatgataaaacttaAACCACCGGAATATCCATGTTTCCGGTTCTGCAGCGTTTACGCTCAAATCAATGATTGAATTTGTTATTGGCTAAATTTGATCTTTCAATGTGAAACAAACGAACACAGCAACACAAgacacaaaatcaaacaacgtcgcataagacgacgaacaacataACGCCGCACTCAAACGACGAAGTCAcgacaaaacaaaaagaaataaatattcgTGGAAATcgcttatttagattgaaaaaaaaaaaaaaaaaagatgcagaGGGGTTATTTTAGGTCAAAATAATGACCTAAAACAACCATCCTCTATGAGTGAAGGAAAAAAGGAACTTAAACAGAAGGTGAAGTTTCTTTCACTAAAAAACTAGGGCCGAGAAATATTACTAAGCTCAGATTTTGTATATCTCGATTTTGTATTATTGCATTTCATCAATATCACACCATTGATAGCTTACTTGGAGTCCGTTTGTTAATTGTTAAAGCTTTTTTAATaatggtcttgttaacgagtgcctcggggcactctttaaacatTGCAAAATAAGccattattctttaaaaaagtcaaaatatttcaatttccaaGGCAATGATTACatgcattttttaaaatacttacTTATGGATCTTAAAGAGTGCCATTtcccttttaataaaaaagtgattttttttaaaatatactcCATAagtctttaaaaaaagaaaaatatttaagtcTTCTAAGTCACTTTTCCAAGTCTTGTTTGAATATTTCCTATTTTATCTTGCTGTTCTCATACGCCAAATACGTTGTTTCCAAGATACGACAGAGAACTATAGATGGCACATTCTCATAGGCTCTCTCTTTGTGAGAACTAACAACAATTAATGCACCAGTTGCCGCCAATACAGAACTAGGAGTATTACAATGGTGGGAACAAATTTCAAGTCAGGTAGTATAGTCTAGCACAAGCTGAAAGCTGATTCACTCGTTGTTAGTCTCAAAACTTCTATCAAGGGTCGAATAATTTTGCACCAATTCTAAAATTCCAAGTCTTCCCTTTCTATTCAAAATCTTTTTAACAAATCACAGGCTTCAACATTCCAAGTCCTCGATCCCCTACTTTTTCCAATTCATGTTTGGAGATATTACTTTTTTCAAGCTTTCCCATGACCCAGCATCTTATATAAACACACTAGAATCTCTTAACAAATCATACTCCATTTAAATTAGATCTTCTTCTCTGATCCAAACAGTTTACCTAACATCTTATATAGCCACACTAGAATCTCATATCCCAATCATTCATGATGACCATTCTTACTACACAAATGTCACTAATTTTACTTCTACTTTTTTCAATAACCACGTTCCACAAAAGCATGTGCAACAATCACACTGTGGTTCGATGCAATGAGAAAGACCGTGAGACACTGTTAACCTTCAAACATGGCATCAATGACAGTCTTGGTATGATTTCAATGTGGTCTGAAAAAGATTGTTGTGCATGGGAAGGTGTCGTCTGTGACAACATTACCGGACGAGTTACAAAACTTGATCTCCACTACAGTCAATTGGAAGGTGAGATGAATCTATGTGTTCTAGAACTTGAGTTTCTCAGTTACTTGGATTTAAGTGATAATGAATTTAACATCATAAGTATTCCAGCCTTTCAACACAACATCACACATTCATCTAAACTTGACTATCTTGACTTATCCCCGCTCACCCTTAACACTCTTCACATGGATAATCTTCATTGGCTTTCTCCATTATCTTCCTTAAAATATCTCAACCTCAATGCAATTGATCTTCATAAGGAAACTAATTGGCTTCAAGCAGTGTCTACTCTTTCTTCACTATTCGAGTTGCACTTGCAAGCTTGTGATTTGAACAACTTCATGACCAAATCATCTATTGGGTATTTGAATTTGTCTTCGCTTTTAACTCTTGATCTTTCTTACAACAACTTCACCTCTCATTTACCTGATGGTTTTTTTAATCTCTCAAAAGATTTCATGTATCTTGACCTTTCATTTAATAATGTACATGGTGACATACCTTCAAGCTTGCTAAACCTTCAAAATTTGAGACACCTTGATCTATCTCATAACcaattacagggaccaattccaGATGGAATAGGCCAACTACCAAATATTCAATACCTTGATCTTTCCATTAACATGTTAATTGGTTTAATCCCTTTAACTATAGGAAACCTCTCATCCTTAACTTCCTTATCTATCGGCTCTAATAACTTCTCTGGGgcaatttcaaaattaactttCTCCAAACTCTTTAGTTTAGATTCACTAGACTTGAGTAATTCAACTTTTGTATTACAATTTGATTTGGATTGGGTTCCTCCTTTTCAACTCTCTCAACTTTCATTGAAAAATACAAATCAAGGCCCAAACTTTCCTTCTTGGATATATACACAGAAGTCACTGCAATATCTCGACTTATCGAGCTCGGGAATTTCATCGGTGGATAGAAATAAGTTTTCGAGCTTGATTGGAAGAATACCTGGTTCTcttattttgtcaaacaattcGATTTCTGGAGACATATCTAACCTAACACTAAATTGTTCATGGTTAGAGTTGGATCGCAATAATTTCACAAGAGGACTTCCAAATATATCACCAATGGCCCAAATAGTTGACATGTCTTACAACTCCTTCTCAGGATCAATTCCACATGGTTGGAAGAACTTGAAAGATTTACAATACATTAACTTGTGGAATAATAGGCTATCTGGTGAAGTTCTAGTACACCTCTCTGATTGGAGACAATTGGAAATCATGAACTTGggagaaaatgaattttctgGAACCATACCAATGAACATGCCACTATACTTAGAAGTGGTCATATTGAGAGCAAACCAATTTGAAGGGAATATTCCACCACAACTATTCAATCTCACTTATTTGTTTCATTTGGACCTTGCACGTAACAAACTTTCAGGATCTCTGCCAAAGTGCAACTACAACTTGACTGATATGGTTACTTTTCATTATACTAATTTGTATAGTACTATAATTGAGTTGTTTACAAAAGGTCAAGATTATGTTTA
It encodes:
- the LOC25490851 gene encoding receptor-like protein EIX2; translated protein: MCNNHTVVRCNEKDRETLLTFKHGINDSLGMISMWSEKDCCAWEGVVCDNITGRVTKLDLHYSQLEGEMNLCVLELEFLSYLDLSDNEFNIISIPAFQHNITHSSKLDYLDLSPLTLNTLHMDNLHWLSPLSSLKYLNLNAIDLHKETNWLQAVSTLSSLFELHLQACDLNNFMTKSSIGYLNLSSLLTLDLSYNNFTSHLPDGFFNLSKDFMYLDLSFNNVHGDIPSSLLNLQNLRHLDLSHNQLQGPIPDGIGQLPNIQYLDLSINMLIGLIPLTIGNLSSLTSLSIGSNNFSGAISKLTFSKLFSLDSLDLSNSTFVLQFDLDWVPPFQLSQLSLKNTNQGPNFPSWIYTQKSLQYLDLSSSGISSVDRNKFSSLIGRIPGSLILSNNSISGDISNLTLNCSWLELDRNNFTRGLPNISPMAQIVDMSYNSFSGSIPHGWKNLKDLQYINLWNNRLSGEVLVHLSDWRQLEIMNLGENEFSGTIPMNMPLYLEVVILRANQFEGNIPPQLFNLTYLFHLDLARNKLSGSLPKCNYNLTDMVTFHYTNLYSTIIELFTKGQDYVYEAGPERRTIDLSANNLSGEVPLELVRLVQVQTLNLSHNNFIGTIPKEIGGMKNMESLDLSNNKLCGGIPQSLVLLNFLSYLNLSYNNFDGKIPIGTQLQSFNASSYIGNPKLCGLPLKECTTKEENPKNATPSAKSEDNDDSIKESLYLGLGVGFAIGFWGICGSLFFIRKWRHAYFRFINGVSDKLYVTLIVKLNHFRRNQAP